One part of the Coffea eugenioides isolate CCC68of chromosome 10, Ceug_1.0, whole genome shotgun sequence genome encodes these proteins:
- the LOC113748691 gene encoding protein ALP1-like isoform X1 yields the protein MGPIRVHKKRKVDKKMEPSNIASGSSEEASADWFDALAKKIASNLNSSPSKGLDSFESMFNMSRKTFEYVCSLAREHMMVKTHCAFSNGKPMSLYDQVALALRRLSSGSSLITIGDSFGTHHSTVSQVTWRFVEAIERKGIQHIRWPSTENELMEIKSKFEQIRGLPNCCGAIDTTHIVMLLSTSEPRTDVWLDSKENHSMPLQAIVGPNMKFLDVFSGLPGMFSESSLIRYSSFYNKCQNGERLGKKVRLSEEAELQEYIIGDSAYPLLPWLLTPYQGKELSQTKADFNKRLFATHIVAQRALARLKDVWKIINGVMWRPDKHKLPRFILVCCILHNIIIDMEDEVLDDMPLSHHHDPGYGQVVCNSADETASVLRDKLTLYLSERRHP from the exons ATGGGTCCTATAAGAGTCCACAAGAAGAGGAAAGTAGACAAGAAAATGGAACCAAGCAATATTGCTTCTGGGTCTTCAGAGGAGGCCTCTGCTGATTGGTTTGATGCTTTAGCCAAGAAGATTGCGA GTAATCTAAATTCATCTCCGTCAAAGGGCTTGGATAGCTTTGAATCTATGTTCAACATGTCTAGAAAAACTTTTGAATATGTATGTTCGCTTGCAAGGGAGCACATGATGGTGAAGACTCATTGTGCTTTTAGCAATGGTAAGCCAATGTCACTATATGATCAAGTTGCTTTAGCCTTGAGAAGACTTAGTTCTGGTAGTTCACTTATTACAATTGGTGATTCATTTGGGACACATCATTCTACGGTGTCTCAAGTGACTTGGAGGTTTGTGGAGGCCATTGAGAGGAAGGGAATTCAGCATATCAGATGGCCTTCCACAGAAAATGAGCTAATGGAGATAAAGTCCAAATTTGAACAGATTCGAGGCCTTCCAAATTGTTGTGGAGCAATTGACACCACTCATATCGTAATGCTGTTATCGACATCTGAGCCAAGAACTGATGTATGGTTGGATTCAAAGGAGAATCACAGTATGCCTTTGCAGGCAATAGTTGGTCCCAACATGAAGTTCCTGGATGTATTCAGTGGATTGCCTGGAATGTTTAGTGAAAGTTCACTGATACGGTATTCAAGCTTCTATAACAAATGTCAGAATGGAGAGAGGTTAGGGAAGAAAGTAAGACTATCCGAAGAAGCTGAATTGCAGGAATATATAATTGGTGATTCAGCGTATCCGTTGCTGCCTTGGCTTCTGACTCCTTATCAGGGAAAAGAACTTTCACAAACGAAAGCTGATTTCAATAAGCGTCTCTTTGCAACTCATATTGTGGCACAGAGAGCATTAGCAAGGTTGAAGGACGTCTGGAAGATCATAAATGGAGTTATGTGGAGACCTGACAAGCACAAGCTTCCAAGGTTCATACTTGTTTGTTGCATTCTCCATAATATTATCATTGACATGGAAGATGAGGTACTTGATGATATGCCATTATCCCACCACCATGATCCAGGATATGGACAGGTGGTCTGCAATTCAGCTGATGAGACTGCCTCAGTTCTGAGGGATAAGCTCACTCTATACCTGTCAGAGAGAAGGCATCCTTGA
- the LOC113748691 gene encoding protein ALP1-like isoform X2 has protein sequence MGPIRVHKKRKVDKKMEPSNIASGSSEEASADWFDALAKKIASNLNSSPSKGLDSFESMFNMSRKTFEYVCSLAREHMMVKTHCAFSNVTWRFVEAIERKGIQHIRWPSTENELMEIKSKFEQIRGLPNCCGAIDTTHIVMLLSTSEPRTDVWLDSKENHSMPLQAIVGPNMKFLDVFSGLPGMFSESSLIRYSSFYNKCQNGERLGKKVRLSEEAELQEYIIGDSAYPLLPWLLTPYQGKELSQTKADFNKRLFATHIVAQRALARLKDVWKIINGVMWRPDKHKLPRFILVCCILHNIIIDMEDEVLDDMPLSHHHDPGYGQVVCNSADETASVLRDKLTLYLSERRHP, from the exons ATGGGTCCTATAAGAGTCCACAAGAAGAGGAAAGTAGACAAGAAAATGGAACCAAGCAATATTGCTTCTGGGTCTTCAGAGGAGGCCTCTGCTGATTGGTTTGATGCTTTAGCCAAGAAGATTGCGA GTAATCTAAATTCATCTCCGTCAAAGGGCTTGGATAGCTTTGAATCTATGTTCAACATGTCTAGAAAAACTTTTGAATATGTATGTTCGCTTGCAAGGGAGCACATGATGGTGAAGACTCATTGTGCTTTTAGCAATG TGACTTGGAGGTTTGTGGAGGCCATTGAGAGGAAGGGAATTCAGCATATCAGATGGCCTTCCACAGAAAATGAGCTAATGGAGATAAAGTCCAAATTTGAACAGATTCGAGGCCTTCCAAATTGTTGTGGAGCAATTGACACCACTCATATCGTAATGCTGTTATCGACATCTGAGCCAAGAACTGATGTATGGTTGGATTCAAAGGAGAATCACAGTATGCCTTTGCAGGCAATAGTTGGTCCCAACATGAAGTTCCTGGATGTATTCAGTGGATTGCCTGGAATGTTTAGTGAAAGTTCACTGATACGGTATTCAAGCTTCTATAACAAATGTCAGAATGGAGAGAGGTTAGGGAAGAAAGTAAGACTATCCGAAGAAGCTGAATTGCAGGAATATATAATTGGTGATTCAGCGTATCCGTTGCTGCCTTGGCTTCTGACTCCTTATCAGGGAAAAGAACTTTCACAAACGAAAGCTGATTTCAATAAGCGTCTCTTTGCAACTCATATTGTGGCACAGAGAGCATTAGCAAGGTTGAAGGACGTCTGGAAGATCATAAATGGAGTTATGTGGAGACCTGACAAGCACAAGCTTCCAAGGTTCATACTTGTTTGTTGCATTCTCCATAATATTATCATTGACATGGAAGATGAGGTACTTGATGATATGCCATTATCCCACCACCATGATCCAGGATATGGACAGGTGGTCTGCAATTCAGCTGATGAGACTGCCTCAGTTCTGAGGGATAAGCTCACTCTATACCTGTCAGAGAGAAGGCATCCTTGA
- the LOC113749909 gene encoding protein ALP1-like, with amino-acid sequence MDPIRGQKKRKVDKKMEPSNIASESSEMASADWFDALAKKIASNLNSTPSKGLDSFESMFNMSRRTFEYVCSLAREHMMVKTCTFRNGKPMSLYDRVALALRRLSSGSSLITIGNSFGTHHSTVSQVTWRFVEAIEKKGIQHIRWPSTENELMEIKSKFEQIRGLPNCCGAIDTTHIVLLLSTSEPRTDVWLDSKENHSMPLQAIVGPNMKFLDVFSGLPGMFSESSLIRFSSFYKKCQNGQRFGKKVRLSKEGELQEYVIGDSAYPLLPWLLTPYQGKELSQTKDDFNKHLFATHIVAQRALARLKDVWKIINGVMWRPDKNKLPSFILVCCILHNIIIDMEDELPDELPLSHHHDPGYGQVVCNSADETASVLRDKLALYLSEKGHP; translated from the exons ATGGATCCTATAAGAGGCCAGAAGAAGAGGAAAGTAGACAAGAAAATGGAACCAAGTAATATTGCTTCTGAGTCTTCAGAGATGGCCTCTGCTGATTGGTTTGATGCTTTAGCCAAGAAGATTGCGA GTAATCTAAATTCAACTCCGTCAAAGGGCTTGGATAGCTTTGAATCTATGTTCAACATGTCTAGAAGAACTTTTGAATATGTATGTTCGCTTGCAAGGGAGCACATGATGGTGAAGACATGTACTTTTAGGAATGGTAAGCCAATGTCACTATATGATCGAGTTGCTTTAGCCTTGAGAAGGCTTAGTTCTGGTAGTTCACTTATTACAATTGGTAATTCATTTGGGACACATCATTCTACGGTATCTCAAGTGACTTGGAGGTTTGTGGAGGCCATTGAGAAGAAGGGAATTCAGCATATCAGATGGCCTTCCACAGAGAATGAGCTAATGGAGATAAAGTCCAAATTTGAACAGATTCGAGGTCTTCCAAATTGTTGTGGAGCAATTGACACCACTCATATCGTACTGCTGTTATCGACATCTGAGCCAAGAACTGATGTATGGCTGGATTCAAAGGAGAATCACAGTATGCCTTTGCAGGCAATAGTTGGTCCCAACATGAAGTTCCTAGATGTATTCAGTGGATTGCCTGGAATGTTTAGTGAAAGTTCACTGATACGGTTTTCATCCTTCTATAAAAAATGTCAGAATGGACAGAGGTTTGGGAAGAAAGTAAGACTATCCAAAGAAGGTGAATTGCAGGAATATGTAATTGGTGATTCAGCATATCCATTGCTGCCTTGGCTTCTAACTCCTTATCAGGGAAAAGAACTTTCACAAACAAAAGATGATTTCAATAAACATCTCTTTGCAACTCATATTGTGGCACAGAGAGCATTAGCAAGGTTGAAGGACGTCTGGAAGATCATAAATGGAGTTATGTGGAGACCTGACAAGAACAAGCTTCCAAGTTTTATACTTGTATGTTGCATTCTCCATAATATTATCATTGACATGGAAGATGAGTTACCTGATGAATTGCCACTATCCCACCACCATGATCCAGGATATGGACAGGTGGTCTGCAATTCAGCTGATGAGACTGCCTCAGTTCTGAGGGATAAGCTTGCTCTATACCTGTCTGAGAAAGGCCACCCTTGA